The following proteins come from a genomic window of Nocardiopsis sp. YSL2:
- the gdhA gene encoding NADP-specific glutamate dehydrogenase has protein sequence MSADIESALDNHHPGVRSAFEHVVRRNPDEPEFQQAVLEVLDSLSPALSRHPEYARERILERLCEPERQIVFRVPWRDDQGRVHVNRGFRVEFNSALGPFKGGLRFHPSVNLGVVKFLGFEQIFKNALTGMSIGGGKGGSDFDPKGRSDAEVERFCQSFMTELHRHLGEHTDVPAGDIGVGGREIGYLFGQYRRLSNRWEAGVITGKGLDWGGSRVRTEATGYGNVLFTQRMLERVGRSLDGQRVVVSGSGNVAIYSVDKARQLGATVVACSDSTGYVVDEHGIDLDLLRQVKEVERERISAYADRRPGARYVEGGSVWDVPCTVALPSATQNELDADAARTLVQGGVKVVSEGANMPTTPEAVRVLREAKVLFAPGKAANAGGVATSVLEMRQNARRTSWSFEHTEQELAEVMADIHDRCEEAAERYGAPGDYVLGANVAGFERVAGAMLAQGLV, from the coding sequence ATGTCCGCTGACATCGAGTCCGCTCTCGACAACCACCACCCGGGAGTGCGTTCGGCCTTCGAACACGTGGTACGCCGCAACCCGGACGAGCCCGAGTTCCAGCAGGCGGTTCTGGAGGTCCTGGACAGCCTGTCCCCGGCCCTGTCCCGGCACCCCGAGTACGCCCGCGAGCGGATCCTGGAGCGCCTGTGCGAGCCCGAGCGCCAGATCGTCTTCCGTGTCCCCTGGCGTGACGACCAGGGCCGTGTGCACGTCAACCGGGGCTTCCGGGTGGAGTTCAACAGCGCGCTGGGCCCCTTCAAGGGCGGTCTGCGCTTCCACCCCAGCGTCAACCTCGGCGTGGTCAAGTTCCTGGGCTTCGAGCAGATCTTCAAGAACGCGCTGACAGGGATGAGCATCGGCGGCGGCAAGGGCGGCAGCGACTTCGACCCCAAGGGGCGCTCGGACGCCGAGGTGGAGCGGTTCTGCCAGTCCTTCATGACCGAGCTCCACCGCCACCTGGGCGAGCACACCGACGTGCCCGCCGGGGACATCGGTGTCGGGGGCCGGGAGATCGGCTACCTGTTCGGGCAGTACCGGCGCCTGTCCAACCGGTGGGAGGCCGGCGTCATCACCGGCAAGGGCCTGGACTGGGGCGGCTCGCGGGTGCGCACCGAGGCCACCGGGTACGGGAACGTGCTGTTCACCCAGCGGATGCTGGAGCGCGTGGGCCGGAGCCTGGACGGCCAGCGCGTGGTGGTGTCGGGCTCGGGCAACGTGGCGATCTACTCGGTGGACAAGGCCCGCCAGCTCGGCGCGACCGTGGTCGCCTGCTCCGACTCCACCGGCTACGTCGTGGACGAGCACGGAATCGACCTCGACCTGCTCAGGCAGGTCAAGGAGGTGGAGCGGGAGCGGATCAGCGCCTACGCCGACCGGCGGCCGGGCGCGCGCTACGTGGAGGGCGGCAGCGTGTGGGACGTGCCCTGCACCGTCGCGCTGCCCTCGGCGACGCAGAACGAGCTGGACGCCGACGCGGCGCGGACCCTGGTCCAGGGCGGCGTCAAGGTGGTCTCCGAGGGTGCGAACATGCCCACCACCCCCGAGGCCGTGCGGGTGCTGCGGGAGGCCAAGGTGCTGTTCGCCCCGGGCAAGGCGGCCAACGCCGGCGGGGTGGCCACCAGCGTGCTGGAGATGCGGCAGAACGCGCGGCGCACCTCGTGGTCCTTCGAGCACACCGAGCAGGAGCTGGCCGAGGTGATGGCCGACATCCACGACCGCTGCGAGGAGGCGGCCGAACGCTACGGGGCGCCCGGCGACTACGTGCTGGGCGCGAACGTGGCGGGCTTCGAACGGGTGGCGGGCGCCATGCTCGCCCAGGGGCTGGTCTGA
- a CDS encoding ABC transporter substrate-binding protein — translation MRANPGSGRPQARDLSSDGRLRRRPLLKIAAGVGAVVLAATACGGGSSSEDGVVELRFSWWGADDRHAVTQQVIEEFEAANPDIRIVGDYTDWSSYWDRLATSTAAGDAPDIITQEERYLREYGDRGALADLSQLDSLDLSKIDPLVAESGDMDGQTYGVATGVNAYTIMADTEAFEAAGVEMPDDDSWSWDDYVDLATEISETTDGEVVGTQSMAYNEAGFQIFARQKGESLYNEDGTLGYSQETLTEWFSITQRLLEAEAQPSASESVEIEALGPDGSVLATNSGAMAHFWTNQLGQQTETSGHEIELLRYPGESTEDRSGMYFKPAMFYSISAGSEHPEEAARFVDFLVNSNEAAELILADRGLPANIDVRGHIVSQLPEADARSAVFLSDIEGTIEDGNPPPPIGAGEVVNIIKRVSDEMGFGDLTPEEAAEQFTEEVEAATQGG, via the coding sequence ATGCGTGCAAACCCTGGCAGCGGGCGCCCCCAGGCCCGTGACCTCAGCTCTGACGGGCGCCTACGGCGCCGCCCCCTGCTCAAGATCGCGGCCGGCGTCGGTGCCGTGGTCCTGGCCGCCACCGCCTGCGGCGGCGGTTCCTCCTCCGAGGACGGCGTGGTCGAACTGCGCTTCTCCTGGTGGGGCGCGGACGACCGCCACGCGGTCACACAGCAGGTCATCGAGGAGTTCGAGGCCGCCAACCCCGACATCCGCATCGTCGGCGACTACACCGACTGGTCCTCCTACTGGGACCGCCTGGCCACGAGCACCGCGGCCGGTGACGCGCCCGACATCATCACGCAGGAGGAGCGGTACCTGCGTGAGTACGGGGACCGCGGTGCCCTGGCCGACCTGAGCCAGTTGGACTCGCTCGACCTGTCGAAGATCGACCCGCTGGTGGCCGAGAGCGGCGACATGGACGGCCAGACCTACGGTGTGGCCACCGGCGTGAACGCGTACACGATCATGGCCGACACCGAGGCCTTCGAGGCCGCGGGCGTCGAGATGCCCGACGACGACTCCTGGAGCTGGGACGACTACGTCGACCTGGCCACGGAGATCTCCGAGACCACCGACGGGGAGGTCGTCGGTACCCAGAGCATGGCCTACAACGAGGCGGGCTTCCAGATCTTCGCCCGCCAGAAGGGCGAGTCCCTCTACAACGAGGACGGCACGCTCGGCTACTCGCAGGAGACGCTGACCGAGTGGTTCTCGATCACCCAGCGCCTGCTGGAGGCCGAGGCCCAGCCCTCGGCGTCCGAGAGCGTGGAGATCGAGGCGCTGGGCCCGGACGGCTCGGTGCTGGCCACCAACTCCGGTGCCATGGCGCACTTCTGGACCAACCAGCTCGGCCAGCAGACCGAGACCTCCGGCCACGAGATCGAGCTGCTGCGCTACCCCGGTGAGAGCACCGAGGACCGGAGCGGCATGTACTTCAAGCCGGCCATGTTCTACTCCATCTCCGCCGGGTCCGAGCACCCGGAGGAGGCGGCCCGGTTCGTGGACTTCCTCGTCAACAGCAACGAGGCGGCCGAGTTGATCCTGGCCGACCGCGGCCTGCCCGCCAACATCGACGTGCGCGGGCACATCGTCAGCCAGCTGCCCGAGGCCGACGCCCGCAGCGCGGTGTTCCTGTCCGACATCGAGGGCACGATCGAGGACGGCAACCCGCCGCCGCCGATCGGCGCCGGTGAGGTCGTCAACATCATCAAGCGGGTCTCCGACGAGATGGGCTTCGGTGACCTGACGCCCGAGGAGGCCGCTGAGCAGTTCACCGAAGAGGTGGAGGCGGCCACGCAGGGAGGCTGA
- a CDS encoding XRE family transcriptional regulator, with amino-acid sequence MSDALGSALATTLRGLRRSRGLSGAALADRSGVSRAMISKVERGETQPTAQLLGRLSAALGMSLSELVARAEQGERRLARRSEQPVWTDPVTGYRRRAVTPTAGGALELVEVELPPGAEVSYPADSYRHLHHQIWVLEGRLAFQEGDDLHDLGPGDCLQIGAPVPCVYRNAGEHTCRYLVALARRET; translated from the coding sequence ATGAGTGACGCACTGGGTTCGGCCCTGGCTACCACACTGCGCGGTCTGCGCAGATCGCGCGGCCTGTCCGGCGCCGCCCTCGCCGACCGCTCGGGGGTCTCGCGGGCGATGATCAGCAAGGTCGAGCGCGGCGAGACGCAGCCGACCGCGCAGCTGCTCGGACGGCTGTCCGCCGCGCTGGGCATGAGCCTGTCGGAGCTGGTGGCCAGGGCCGAGCAGGGGGAGCGGCGGCTGGCGCGCCGCTCGGAACAGCCGGTGTGGACCGACCCTGTGACCGGCTACCGGCGCCGGGCGGTCACCCCCACCGCGGGCGGAGCGCTGGAGCTGGTGGAGGTCGAGCTCCCCCCGGGGGCGGAGGTCTCCTACCCGGCCGACTCCTACCGCCACCTCCACCACCAGATCTGGGTGCTGGAGGGCCGGCTGGCCTTCCAGGAGGGAGACGACCTGCACGATCTCGGCCCGGGGGACTGCCTGCAGATCGGCGCACCGGTCCCGTGCGTGTACCGCAACGCCGGCGAGCACACGTGCCGCTACCTGGTGGCGCTGGCCCGACGGGAGACCTGA
- a CDS encoding DMT family transporter — translation MSVEPVRHRASGLAFALAAALFFGGAGVAARPLLDAGMDPLQVTWLRLAGAALLLAPLALLHWRLVVRRPLLVVAYGVFPMAGVQALYFAAVDRIPVGIALLIEFLGPVLLLVWFRLVRRTRVAPAAAVGVFLAVLGLGLLLEVWAGMSLDPVGVGLALGAAAAQVGFFLLSDAAGEDADPLAVIALGSLVAAVLLAVLARPWTIPWVTLADPLPIGGAQVPGWVIALWLALVCTAMAYFAGVSAVRRLSPQVAGGVAYLEVVTAIVLAWVLLGEALGTAQIVGAVVIVAGAFITQTAVPSGPAPGGGKEPGLVAADAD, via the coding sequence GTGTCCGTGGAACCCGTGCGCCACCGCGCCTCGGGACTGGCGTTCGCGCTGGCCGCAGCGCTGTTCTTCGGTGGGGCCGGGGTGGCCGCCCGCCCCCTGCTGGACGCCGGGATGGATCCGCTCCAGGTCACCTGGCTGCGCCTGGCCGGAGCCGCGCTGCTGCTGGCACCGCTGGCGCTCCTGCACTGGCGGCTCGTGGTGCGGCGGCCGCTGCTGGTCGTGGCCTACGGGGTGTTCCCGATGGCCGGTGTCCAGGCCCTGTACTTCGCGGCCGTGGACCGGATCCCGGTGGGCATCGCGCTGCTGATCGAGTTCCTGGGTCCCGTGCTGTTGCTGGTGTGGTTCCGCCTCGTGCGACGCACCCGGGTGGCCCCGGCCGCCGCGGTGGGCGTGTTCCTGGCGGTGCTCGGTCTCGGCCTGCTGTTGGAGGTCTGGGCGGGGATGAGCCTGGACCCCGTCGGCGTGGGGCTCGCGCTGGGCGCGGCCGCGGCGCAGGTGGGGTTCTTCCTGCTCTCGGACGCCGCGGGGGAGGACGCGGACCCGCTGGCCGTGATCGCCCTCGGGTCGCTGGTGGCGGCGGTGCTGCTCGCCGTCCTCGCGCGGCCGTGGACGATCCCGTGGGTGACGCTGGCCGACCCGCTGCCGATCGGCGGGGCTCAGGTGCCCGGCTGGGTGATCGCGCTGTGGCTGGCCCTGGTGTGCACGGCGATGGCCTACTTCGCCGGGGTGAGCGCGGTGCGTCGGCTCTCGCCGCAGGTCGCCGGGGGCGTGGCCTACCTGGAAGTGGTGACCGCGATCGTCCTGGCGTGGGTGCTGCTGGGCGAGGCGCTGGGCACCGCGCAGATCGTGGGAGCGGTCGTCATCGTGGCGGGCGCCTTCATCACCCAGACGGCGGTGCCGTCAGGGCCCGCACCGGGTGGTGGGAAGGAGCCCGGGCTCGTGGCGGCGGACGCGGACTGA
- a CDS encoding GNAT family N-acetyltransferase, producing the protein MDTTLLKGHVRDATAADAQACAAIYAPYVTDTSTTFEYEPPTAQEMARRIADAQREHAWLVLEDRGRVVGYAYGAPFRARAAYRWSCEVSVYLEHGRRRTGAGRALYEVLLPRLAERGMHTALAGMTLPNDASQGLHRALGFEPVGVLREIGHKSGAWHDVAWAQLRLDAHADTA; encoded by the coding sequence ATGGACACCACACTCCTCAAGGGCCACGTACGGGACGCCACCGCCGCGGACGCGCAGGCGTGCGCGGCGATCTACGCCCCCTACGTCACCGACACCTCGACCACCTTCGAGTACGAGCCGCCCACCGCCCAGGAGATGGCCCGGCGCATCGCCGACGCCCAACGCGAGCACGCCTGGCTGGTCCTTGAGGACCGGGGGCGGGTGGTGGGCTACGCCTACGGAGCACCCTTCCGCGCCCGCGCCGCCTACCGGTGGTCCTGCGAGGTCAGCGTCTACCTCGAACACGGCCGGCGCCGCACGGGCGCGGGCCGCGCCCTCTACGAGGTCCTGCTCCCCCGGTTGGCCGAGCGCGGGATGCACACCGCCCTGGCCGGCATGACGCTGCCCAACGACGCCAGCCAGGGGCTGCACCGGGCCCTGGGCTTCGAGCCCGTCGGCGTCCTGCGCGAGATCGGCCACAAGAGCGGCGCCTGGCACGACGTGGCGTGGGCCCAGCTCCGCCTGGACGCCCACGCCGACACCGCGTGA